The Castanea sativa cultivar Marrone di Chiusa Pesio chromosome 11, ASM4071231v1 genome contains a region encoding:
- the LOC142617531 gene encoding uncharacterized protein LOC142617531 — MASPVPENCAGNIVGSDIQGIEVSEIDGAILMSLLEESQGEERDEDRLNSLIRSLEEEINFNAMDSQNSSMKPDFIAEDGQLCIVGNEDGHDCMVSQDQFEFGLIDMEPEASSPSDDMNWYMDLCENEMDGIIEVGGLSDYSHMYYGVSLEEQGYRSLWQETYDTVIYN, encoded by the coding sequence ATGGCTTCCCCAGTACCTGAAAATTGTGCAGGCAACATAGTTGGTAGTGACATCCAAGGGATTGAAGTTTCAGAAATTGATGGTGCAATCCTAATGTCCTTGTTAGAAGAATCACAAGGCGAAGAACGTGACGAGGATCGATTAAATAGCTTAATCAGGTCATTAGAAGAAGAGATCAATTTCAATGCAATGGACAGTCAAAATTCAAGCATGAAACCAGATTTCATTGCGGAAGATGGTCAGTTGTGCATTGTTGGAAACGAGGATGGTCATGATTGCATGGTCTCACAAGAtcaatttgaatttggattgaTTGATATGGAGCCAGAGGCTTCATCACCTAGTGATGATATGAATTGGTACATGGACCTCTGTGAAAATGAGATGGATGGTATAATTGAAGTTGGAGGACTTAGTGATTATTCTCATATGTATTATGGTGTTTCCTTAGAGGAACAAGGATACAGATCATTGTGGCAAGAAACATATGATACAGTCATTTACAATTAA